One stretch of Pseudomonadota bacterium DNA includes these proteins:
- a CDS encoding type II toxin-antitoxin system YafQ family toxin, translating to MLRPFFTKQFKKDVKRLEKSGSKDIEKLKLIINTLIEERNLDKKYRDHTLMGYFKDRRECHIEPDWLLVYKLNKEEKIIIFERTGSHPELFE from the coding sequence ATGCTCAGGCCCTTCTTTACAAAACAATTTAAGAAGGATGTCAAACGCTTAGAAAAATCAGGCAGTAAAGATATCGAGAAATTGAAGCTCATCATTAATACCCTCATCGAAGAAAGAAACTTGGATAAAAAATATAGAGACCATACCCTTATGGGATACTTCAAAGACCGGAGAGAATGTCATATAGAACCTGATTGGTTGCTTGTCTATAAACTCAATAAGGAAGAAAAGATTATCATCTTTGAAAGAACGGGCAGCCATCCAGAGTTATTTGAATGA
- a CDS encoding type II toxin-antitoxin system RelB/DinJ family antitoxin, with protein MAKTAMIRARTDPELKEDVNTIFRELGLNETQAINLFYNQVRIRRGLPFNVEIPNKITLNTFKKTDQGKDIIECKNAKDMFKKLGV; from the coding sequence ACAGCAATGATTAGGGCAAGGACAGACCCTGAATTGAAAGAAGATGTGAATACCATCTTCAGAGAATTAGGGTTAAACGAGACACAGGCCATAAATCTATTTTACAATCAGGTGAGGATTCGCAGAGGATTACCCTTTAATGTGGAAATACCCAACAAAATCACTTTAAATACATTTAAAAAAACTGACCAGGGGAAAGACATTATCGAGTGCAAAAATGCTAAGGATATGTTCAAAAAGTTAGGAGTATAA